One region of Betaproteobacteria bacterium genomic DNA includes:
- a CDS encoding phospho-N-acetylmuramoyl-pentapeptide-transferase — protein sequence MLLALAQWLAQDVRFFNVFNYITLRTVLATMTALLISFAAGPSVIRWLAAKKIGQAVRSDGPQTHLIKSGTPTMGGVLILISIGITTLLWGDLTNKYVWTVLIVTLGFGIVGWYDDWKKVVYRDPKGLSAGWKYLWQSVLGLGAALFLAFSAKSGAQTELIVPFFKTIAYPLGIVGFITLTYFVIVGTSNAVNLTDGLDGLAIMPTVMIAAAFAIFAYVTGHVVLAKYLFIPHVPGAGELCILLGAIAGAGLGFLWFNAYPAEVFMGDVGALSLGAALGTVAVILRQEIVLLIMGGVFVVETLSVMLQVGYFKYTKKKFGEGRRILRMAPLHHHFEQTGWKETQVVVRFWIITIMLVLVGLSSLKLR from the coding sequence ATGCTGCTGGCTCTTGCCCAATGGCTCGCCCAGGACGTTCGTTTCTTCAACGTCTTCAACTACATCACGCTGCGCACGGTGCTGGCGACGATGACTGCGCTGCTCATTTCGTTTGCCGCCGGCCCCAGCGTCATTCGCTGGCTGGCTGCCAAGAAGATTGGTCAGGCGGTGCGTAGCGACGGGCCGCAAACGCACTTGATCAAATCGGGCACGCCGACCATGGGTGGCGTGCTGATCCTGATTTCCATTGGTATCACGACCCTTCTGTGGGGCGACTTGACCAACAAATACGTGTGGACCGTGCTAATCGTGACGCTCGGTTTCGGCATCGTCGGCTGGTACGACGACTGGAAGAAGGTGGTCTATCGCGACCCCAAGGGGCTGTCGGCCGGCTGGAAATACCTGTGGCAATCCGTGCTCGGCCTTGGCGCCGCCCTGTTCCTCGCCTTCTCGGCCAAGTCCGGTGCGCAGACCGAACTGATTGTTCCTTTCTTCAAGACCATCGCCTACCCGCTGGGCATTGTCGGCTTCATCACGCTGACCTACTTCGTGATTGTCGGCACCAGCAACGCGGTGAACCTGACGGATGGTCTCGATGGCCTGGCCATCATGCCGACCGTGATGATCGCAGCGGCCTTTGCGATTTTTGCCTACGTCACCGGCCACGTTGTGCTGGCCAAGTACCTGTTTATCCCGCACGTGCCGGGTGCTGGCGAGTTGTGCATCCTGCTCGGCGCCATTGCCGGTGCGGGTCTCGGCTTCCTGTGGTTCAACGCCTATCCGGCCGAAGTCTTCATGGGCGACGTCGGTGCGCTCTCGCTCGGCGCTGCGCTGGGTACGGTGGCGGTCATCCTGCGTCAGGAAATCGTGCTGCTGATCATGGGCGGCGTCTTCGTCGTCGAAACGCTGTCGGTCATGCTCCAGGTCGGCTACTTCAAATACACCAAGAAGAAATTCGGCGAGGGCCGTCGCATTCTGCGCATGGCGCCGCTACATCACCATTTTGAACAAACCGGCTGGAAGGAGACGCAGGTCGTCGTCCGCTTCTGGATCATCACCATCATGCTCGTGCTGGTCGGGCTTTCTTCGTTGAAGTTGCGCTAA
- the murD gene encoding UDP-N-acetylmuramoyl-L-alanine--D-glutamate ligase produces MELQGKRVLVVGLGESGLAMAKWLHRQGALVGVADSRDNPPNVDALQRVAPGAELIAGPFTEAPFASADLVALSPGVPKATPVITAVDRKIVSEIEFFAAGVREQVPGSKIIAITGSNGKTTTTALTAHILNGAGVPAIACGNISPSALDALMDAQDAGTLPQVWVVELSSFQLETTHHLNAEAATVLNVSEDHLDRYDGSLANYAAAKSRVFKGKGIMVLNRDDDYSMANGRCGRAMVTFGLTAAPRGVDYGFADGAICRGKVKLVALADLKLSGLHNAANAMAALALCEAIGIEPARLIEPLKSFAGLPHRVETVADIGGVLYVDDSKGTNVGATLAAIEGMGRKVAIVLGGDGKGQDFSPLKPALEKHGRAVALIGRDAAAIGMALEGSGVPTRIVGDMEAAVCWLAAQAQSGDCVLLSPACASLDMYRNYAHRAQAFIDAVRGLSS; encoded by the coding sequence ATGGAACTTCAGGGGAAACGCGTTCTGGTGGTCGGACTTGGTGAGTCCGGACTGGCGATGGCCAAGTGGCTGCATCGCCAGGGCGCGCTGGTTGGTGTCGCCGATTCGCGCGACAACCCGCCGAATGTTGATGCCCTGCAACGTGTCGCACCGGGTGCCGAACTGATCGCTGGGCCGTTTACCGAGGCACCGTTTGCCAGTGCCGACCTCGTGGCACTGTCACCGGGGGTACCCAAGGCAACGCCGGTGATTACTGCGGTCGACCGGAAAATTGTGTCGGAAATCGAATTTTTTGCCGCCGGTGTTCGTGAGCAGGTACCGGGTTCGAAGATCATCGCAATCACCGGCAGCAATGGCAAGACGACGACCACGGCGCTGACCGCGCACATTCTGAATGGCGCCGGCGTGCCGGCCATCGCCTGTGGCAACATTTCACCGTCCGCCCTCGATGCCCTGATGGATGCGCAGGACGCCGGCACTTTGCCGCAAGTCTGGGTGGTCGAACTGTCCAGCTTCCAGCTCGAAACGACACACCACCTGAATGCCGAAGCTGCGACCGTGCTCAACGTGTCGGAAGATCACCTCGATCGTTACGATGGCAGTCTGGCCAACTATGCCGCCGCCAAATCGCGCGTCTTCAAGGGCAAGGGCATCATGGTGCTCAATCGTGACGACGATTACTCGATGGCCAATGGCCGTTGCGGTCGCGCAATGGTGACGTTTGGCCTGACCGCAGCGCCGCGCGGCGTCGATTATGGCTTTGCCGACGGAGCCATCTGCCGTGGCAAGGTAAAACTCGTTGCACTGGCTGACCTCAAACTCTCCGGGTTGCACAATGCCGCCAATGCCATGGCCGCGCTGGCCCTGTGCGAAGCCATCGGCATCGAGCCGGCCCGCCTGATTGAGCCGCTCAAATCATTCGCTGGCCTGCCGCATCGCGTTGAAACGGTCGCCGACATCGGCGGCGTACTTTACGTCGATGATTCCAAGGGCACCAACGTCGGCGCCACGCTGGCCGCCATCGAAGGTATGGGCCGCAAGGTTGCCATCGTTCTCGGCGGCGACGGCAAGGGACAGGATTTTTCGCCGCTCAAGCCAGCGCTGGAAAAACATGGCCGCGCCGTGGCGCTGATTGGTCGCGATGCCGCCGCCATCGGCATGGCGCTCGAAGGCAGCGGCGTACCGACGCGCATCGTCGGCGACATGGAGGCTGCCGTCTGCTGGCTGGCTGCCCAGGCTCAATCTGGTGATTGCGTGCTGCTGTCGCCAGCCTGCGCCAGCCTCGACATGTATCGCAACTACGCTCACCGCGCCCAGGCTTTCATTGACGCGGTGAGGGGCTTGTCATCATGA